In a genomic window of Mucilaginibacter sp. KACC 22063:
- a CDS encoding FAD binding domain-containing protein, producing MKQFQYVRPSTQQNVIAAIAQPGTKIIAGGSNLVDLMKHGVMSPDKLVDINKLPLKHITQGKNGVHIGALALNSQVAEDQIIKDHFPLLSMALNAGASAQLRNMATVGGNMMQRTRCPYFYDVAMPCNKRNPGSGCGALEGFNRMHAIFGQSDKCIAVHPSDMAVAMAALDATVTVVGRKGERRIAFTDFHRLPGDHPELDNNLAKDELILGVDIPANNFAKHSYYLKVRDRASYAFALVSVAAALDIDNGIIRSARLAMGGVAHKPWRLTNAEKALAGKPATTANFEQAAQIAMQGARAYKENEFKLKLAPASIIEALNHAAGLV from the coding sequence ATGAAACAGTTTCAGTACGTCCGCCCGTCAACACAACAAAATGTGATTGCCGCAATAGCGCAACCGGGTACAAAAATTATTGCAGGTGGCAGTAACCTTGTCGACCTGATGAAACACGGCGTAATGTCGCCGGATAAGCTGGTTGATATCAACAAACTTCCTTTAAAGCACATTACACAGGGGAAAAATGGTGTACATATCGGCGCATTAGCTTTAAACAGCCAGGTTGCCGAAGATCAAATCATAAAAGATCATTTCCCTTTATTGTCCATGGCGCTCAACGCAGGTGCATCTGCACAATTGCGCAACATGGCAACCGTAGGCGGTAATATGATGCAGCGCACACGCTGCCCTTATTTTTATGATGTGGCAATGCCTTGTAATAAACGCAATCCGGGTTCGGGATGTGGTGCGTTAGAAGGCTTTAACCGCATGCATGCCATCTTTGGGCAAAGTGATAAATGTATTGCCGTGCACCCATCAGATATGGCGGTAGCTATGGCTGCGCTTGATGCCACAGTAACCGTTGTCGGGCGCAAAGGCGAAAGGCGCATCGCTTTTACCGATTTTCACCGGCTCCCGGGCGATCATCCTGAATTAGATAACAACCTGGCAAAAGATGAGCTGATACTTGGCGTTGATATCCCTGCTAATAATTTTGCTAAACATAGCTACTATCTTAAAGTGCGCGACAGGGCATCGTATGCTTTTGCGCTGGTATCAGTAGCTGCTGCACTTGATATTGATAATGGCATTATCCGTTCGGCGCGTTTGGCTATGGGCGGCGTGGCGCATAAACCATGGCGACTAACCAATGCAGAAAAGGCATTGGCAGGCAAACCCGCCACTACGGCCAACTTTGAGCAGGCGGCACAAATAGCTATGCAAGGTGCCAGGGCTTATAAAGAAAACGAGTTTAAATTGAAACTTGCCCCGGCATCAATTATCGAGGCATTAAATCATGCAGCTGGCTTAGTTTAG
- a CDS encoding (2Fe-2S)-binding protein produces the protein MEENQSGSSQGAESMEDNPRRNFLKQSTLLTAIALTPAAAVKAAENHLDEKVAAVFEKMPVTIEINGKVHHLSVEPRTTLLDLLREQLDLTGTKKGCDYGQCGACTVHVDGHRVNACLTLAVMTDGKKVTTIEGLAKGEELHPMQEAFIKHDGFQCGYCTPGQIMSAVACVREGHAGSEAEIREYMSGNICRCGAYPNIVNAIMEVKAGGQQV, from the coding sequence ATGGAAGAAAATCAATCAGGCTCGTCGCAGGGTGCCGAGTCAATGGAAGATAATCCGAGAAGAAACTTTTTAAAACAGTCGACTTTATTAACAGCCATTGCGCTTACCCCGGCAGCAGCAGTTAAAGCTGCTGAAAACCACCTGGATGAGAAAGTTGCGGCGGTGTTTGAGAAAATGCCGGTAACCATTGAGATAAATGGCAAAGTGCATCATCTTTCTGTTGAGCCACGTACCACTTTACTTGATCTGTTGCGCGAGCAACTGGATTTAACAGGCACTAAAAAAGGCTGCGATTACGGCCAGTGCGGCGCTTGTACCGTACATGTGGACGGACACAGGGTAAACGCTTGCCTTACCCTTGCGGTGATGACTGATGGTAAAAAGGTGACTACTATTGAGGGCCTTGCCAAAGGCGAGGAGCTACACCCTATGCAAGAAGCCTTTATTAAACACGATGGTTTTCAGTGCGGTTATTGCACACCAGGTCAGATTATGTCGGCAGTAGCATGTGTACGCGAAGGCCATGCCGGTTCTGAAGCAGAGATACGAGAGTACATGAGCGGGAATATTTGCCGTTGCGGTGCTTATCCTAATATTGTGAATGCTATTATGGAAGTTAAAGCCGGAGGACAGCAGGTATGA
- a CDS encoding glycoside hydrolase family 9 protein, whose amino-acid sequence MLKVVTNHIGYDFNKPKHAVIVADSKLASVDYKLVDADNGSTVSSGKAIYSGPVDKWKNWQFWTIDFSNFTKEGNYKIEVVTPGKTVSSYPFTIGRNVLERNTISDVVYYFKGQRSSGLLDKADHQLHFSGGKTDSTVDAHGGWYDATGDYGKHLSHLSFSIYFNPQQISLTAWSLFKTYEYLAAKPGTDYRQYMRRILDEAMYGADYLTRMQVKNGSFYRSVGAPGPGKLPKDRSIQPDEGSYRIKQNKDQSFTKNTEANPLKSYLASYRSGGGLAIAALAMASTYPVSGDYSNADYLKAAENAFAFLEKQNPAIDYDGKENILDDYCALTAATELYKVTHKAVYKTAADKRTMNLLKRLSSWKSYKNYWRADDKDRPFFHPSDAGLPVVSLLYYYRYASADLQKSIKSAVKSSMEYELSITHEVNNPFGYSRQLVQDTLGNRRSAFFFPHGSEASPWWQGENARLSSMASAAKLAAITFKDDTAFSNKLQSFAADQLNWTLGLNPYNACMLQGTGHNNPAYGFFGTFEYTNAPGGIVNGITSGFENENDIDFNLPYSQTHKDADWRWAEQWLPHTAWFLLAVSMP is encoded by the coding sequence ATGTTAAAGGTAGTGACCAACCATATCGGTTACGATTTTAATAAGCCCAAACATGCGGTGATTGTGGCCGACAGCAAATTAGCCAGCGTTGATTACAAGTTGGTGGATGCAGATAATGGCAGTACGGTTTCATCCGGAAAAGCAATTTATAGCGGGCCAGTTGATAAATGGAAAAATTGGCAATTCTGGACGATTGATTTTAGCAACTTCACCAAAGAAGGCAACTATAAAATTGAAGTGGTTACGCCCGGGAAGACGGTAAGCTCTTATCCCTTTACAATCGGCAGGAATGTATTGGAACGAAACACCATATCTGATGTGGTCTATTATTTTAAAGGCCAAAGAAGTTCGGGTTTGTTAGATAAAGCAGACCATCAGCTGCATTTTAGCGGTGGAAAAACAGACAGTACCGTTGATGCACATGGCGGCTGGTACGATGCTACAGGCGATTATGGCAAGCACTTGTCGCACTTGTCATTTTCCATATACTTTAATCCGCAGCAAATCAGCCTTACTGCGTGGAGCCTGTTTAAAACTTATGAATACCTGGCCGCAAAACCCGGCACAGATTATCGCCAGTATATGCGCCGCATTTTAGACGAAGCCATGTACGGCGCCGATTACCTTACCCGCATGCAAGTTAAGAACGGATCGTTTTACCGTTCGGTTGGTGCGCCGGGGCCGGGTAAGTTGCCAAAGGATAGAAGTATACAACCCGACGAGGGCAGCTATCGCATTAAGCAAAATAAGGATCAGTCATTCACAAAAAATACGGAAGCCAACCCCTTAAAAAGTTACCTTGCCAGTTACCGGTCGGGTGGCGGATTGGCTATAGCTGCTTTGGCAATGGCTTCTACATATCCTGTATCAGGTGATTATTCCAATGCAGATTATCTGAAAGCCGCTGAGAATGCTTTCGCGTTTTTAGAAAAGCAAAATCCTGCAATTGATTACGACGGAAAGGAAAATATTTTGGATGATTATTGCGCACTTACGGCCGCTACCGAGTTATATAAAGTAACGCATAAAGCTGTTTATAAAACAGCTGCCGATAAGCGCACAATGAACTTGCTTAAAAGGTTGAGTTCATGGAAAAGCTATAAAAATTACTGGCGTGCAGACGATAAAGACCGCCCATTCTTTCATCCTTCAGATGCCGGGCTGCCTGTAGTGAGCTTGCTATACTATTATCGTTATGCTTCGGCTGATTTACAGAAAAGTATTAAATCGGCTGTAAAATCTTCGATGGAATATGAGCTGAGCATTACTCATGAGGTTAACAACCCTTTCGGTTACAGCCGTCAATTGGTGCAGGATACTTTAGGCAATCGCCGCAGTGCCTTCTTTTTTCCGCATGGCAGCGAGGCTTCGCCCTGGTGGCAGGGAGAAAATGCAAGGCTGAGTTCTATGGCATCCGCAGCAAAGCTGGCTGCTATTACGTTTAAGGATGATACCGCATTCAGCAATAAACTACAAAGCTTTGCCGCAGATCAGTTGAACTGGACCCTTGGACTAAACCCTTATAATGCCTGTATGTTGCAGGGAACCGGGCATAATAACCCGGCTTATGGCTTCTTCGGTACGTTTGAATATACCAATGCTCCAGGCGGCATAGTAAACGGCATTACGTCTGGCTTTGAGAACGAAAACGACATTGACTTTAACCTGCCTTACAGCCAGACCCATAAAGATGCCGACTGGCGCTGGGCCGAGCAATGGTTACCGCACACCGCCTGGTTTTTATTAGCGGTATCTATGCCATAG
- a CDS encoding beta-N-acetylhexosaminidase: MKKLLALACLCCSVISLNAQTTRKIAIIPEPVTITETAGTFVLPKTVVIAGSGTGVANVTSYFKKKLTTAARVNVTENAGAAAYTIKFALNKSPEGVIGDEGYHLTVSPKSILIIANKPAGLFYGVQTLLQLFPKEIESNTVVDRKWTVPCVKVTDYPRFGWRGLMFDVSRHFFTKQDVKQYIDQMVRYKFNLLHLHLTDDEGWRIEIKSLPKLTEVGAWRVKRVGYFNTLSPPTPGEPKTEGGFYTQDDIRELVKYAQDNYVNILPEIDVPGHSLAAVVAYPELSCTPGAENYHVRNGDEIADWGKPGGPVALVDNTLCPANEKVYEFLDKVIGEIAPLFPFPYIHMGGDECMKNFWAQSDAVKQLMQRENLKDYEQVQSYFEKRVEKIVESKGKRFMGWDEILEGGLAPNAAVMSWRGMSGGIAAAKAKHDVIMSPTTFAYLDYMNGDVAIEPKVYATLRLSKAYSFEPVPDSIDASYIKGGQANLWTEQVYNMRHAEYMTWPRGFAIAETMWSPKAKKNWNDFFGRVETQFDRYKVADIKYAPSVYDPIFTTSLSKDNEVSIYMSTEVNGLDIYYSWDNSFPDNHYDKYTQPLMIPKDAAQLRVITYRGNQPIGRMITIQVSDLNQRAGKKATK; encoded by the coding sequence ATGAAAAAATTGTTGGCCCTGGCTTGCCTGTGTTGCAGCGTAATATCGCTCAATGCGCAAACTACCCGTAAAATCGCAATCATACCCGAACCTGTAACCATTACAGAAACTGCAGGCACTTTCGTTTTACCCAAAACGGTTGTAATTGCAGGTAGTGGTACCGGTGTTGCTAATGTTACCAGTTACTTTAAAAAGAAGCTTACCACCGCTGCAAGAGTAAATGTTACAGAGAATGCAGGTGCTGCTGCATATACCATCAAGTTTGCTTTAAACAAATCGCCGGAAGGTGTAATTGGTGATGAAGGTTACCATCTGACAGTTTCTCCAAAAAGCATCCTGATTATAGCTAACAAACCTGCAGGTTTATTTTATGGTGTACAAACCTTATTGCAGTTGTTCCCTAAAGAAATTGAAAGCAATACAGTAGTTGACCGTAAATGGACAGTGCCTTGCGTAAAAGTGACTGACTATCCGCGTTTTGGCTGGAGAGGTTTGATGTTCGATGTGTCACGCCATTTCTTTACCAAGCAGGATGTTAAACAGTATATTGATCAGATGGTGCGCTATAAATTTAATTTGCTGCACCTGCACTTAACCGATGATGAAGGCTGGAGAATTGAAATTAAAAGTTTACCAAAACTAACAGAGGTTGGCGCATGGCGCGTGAAAAGAGTTGGTTATTTCAATACCCTGTCGCCTCCCACACCCGGCGAACCTAAAACAGAAGGCGGTTTTTACACCCAGGATGATATCCGCGAGCTGGTTAAATATGCGCAGGATAATTATGTGAATATTTTGCCTGAGATTGATGTTCCGGGCCATAGCCTTGCTGCTGTAGTGGCTTACCCTGAATTATCATGCACACCTGGCGCAGAAAACTATCACGTACGTAACGGAGATGAAATTGCTGACTGGGGCAAACCAGGGGGACCTGTGGCATTGGTTGATAACACCCTTTGCCCGGCTAATGAAAAGGTATACGAGTTTTTGGATAAAGTAATAGGCGAAATAGCACCTTTGTTTCCGTTCCCTTATATCCACATGGGGGGCGATGAGTGTATGAAAAACTTTTGGGCACAAAGCGATGCTGTTAAACAACTGATGCAGCGCGAAAACCTGAAAGATTACGAACAGGTACAAAGCTATTTTGAGAAACGGGTTGAAAAGATTGTTGAATCAAAAGGCAAGCGCTTTATGGGCTGGGATGAGATATTAGAAGGCGGGCTTGCGCCTAATGCGGCTGTAATGAGCTGGCGCGGCATGAGCGGTGGTATTGCTGCTGCAAAAGCCAAGCATGATGTGATCATGAGCCCTACCACCTTTGCTTACCTTGATTATATGAATGGAGATGTGGCTATTGAACCTAAAGTTTATGCAACCCTGCGTTTATCAAAAGCTTACTCTTTTGAGCCGGTGCCTGATAGCATTGATGCATCGTACATTAAAGGTGGGCAGGCTAACCTTTGGACCGAGCAAGTTTACAACATGCGCCATGCAGAATACATGACCTGGCCACGCGGCTTTGCCATAGCAGAAACCATGTGGTCGCCGAAGGCAAAGAAAAACTGGAACGACTTTTTTGGCCGTGTAGAAACCCAGTTTGACCGTTATAAGGTTGCCGATATTAAGTATGCACCAAGTGTTTACGACCCGATATTTACAACCAGTTTATCAAAAGACAATGAAGTATCTATTTACATGAGTACCGAGGTTAACGGGCTTGATATTTACTATAGCTGGGATAACAGTTTCCCGGATAACCATTACGACAAGTACACGCAACCTTTAATGATCCCTAAAGATGCGGCGCAACTAAGGGTAATCACTTACCGCGGTAACCAACCAATTGGCCGCATGATTACCATACAGGTAAGCGACCTTAACCAACGAGCCGGTAAAAAAGCAACGAAATAA
- a CDS encoding glycoside hydrolase family 3 C-terminal domain-containing protein encodes MKSLKLIGMALLLPSLIYAQKKAAPKVPQLGKSPVKDVVAAMTLEEKVKMVVGMGFNVEGIPPGMLPPMDPADKIPEKVEGAAGRLHGIPRLGIPILTVSDGPAGVRINAIRHKDSTKTYYATAFPVGTLLASTWDTATVRRVGVAFGSEVREYGIDVLLGPGMNIQRNPLGGRNFEYYSEDPLITGSIAASIVKGIQSNGVGTSIKHFAANNAEFNRMNLQTNISERALREIYLKGFEIAVKRAQPWTVMSSYNYINGTYTSQSRELLTTILRNEWGFKGFVMTDWFGGRDAVAQMNAGNDLLMPGTSPQTKAIIDGVKSGKITMTQLDANVTHILNIVLKSPTFKGYKYSDKPDLKADAMVSRQAATEGMVLLKNDDRTLPMVSAKNIALYGITSYDLFAGGTGSGDVNKAYVVSLDQGLTNAGYKLDPGMVANYKKYIVDQKAVRPKPKVMFFAPPALPEMPLDANTLKERADVADAAIITIGRNAGEGMDRQPEDFNLTETEKILISQVADAYHAKGKKVVVVLNVGGVTEVASWRDKVDAVLLAWQPGLEAGNAIADIISGKVNPSGKLAVTFPVAYSDVPSAKTFPGKELPQQGDQPSNPLMGKPAEVTYDDGIYVGYRYYNTFKVKAAYDFGYGLSYTDFDYSKFKLSSNTFNGKITASVLVTNKGKLAGKEVVELYLSAPAKMLDKPESELKAFAKTRLLQPGEAQLITFTLTPADLASFNTATTTWVAEKGDYKVKIGSSSTDIKKDGKFYLAKSLDVEKVHKVLVPKEPITELKNK; translated from the coding sequence ATGAAGTCACTTAAATTAATAGGCATGGCCTTGCTGCTGCCATCGCTCATTTATGCACAAAAAAAAGCAGCACCCAAAGTTCCCCAATTGGGGAAAAGCCCTGTAAAAGATGTTGTTGCCGCCATGACTTTAGAGGAGAAAGTCAAAATGGTAGTGGGCATGGGTTTCAATGTAGAAGGCATTCCGCCGGGCATGTTGCCGCCAATGGACCCCGCAGATAAAATCCCTGAAAAAGTAGAAGGTGCCGCTGGCCGTTTACATGGCATCCCACGTTTGGGTATTCCTATTTTAACCGTTTCTGATGGCCCTGCCGGTGTTCGTATCAACGCCATCAGGCATAAAGACAGTACTAAAACATATTATGCTACGGCATTCCCGGTTGGTACCTTGCTGGCATCAACCTGGGATACCGCAACCGTTCGCCGCGTGGGTGTTGCCTTCGGCAGTGAGGTGCGCGAGTATGGTATAGATGTACTCTTAGGCCCTGGTATGAATATCCAGCGCAACCCTCTTGGCGGCCGTAACTTCGAATATTATTCAGAAGATCCTTTGATTACAGGCAGCATAGCTGCAAGCATTGTAAAAGGTATTCAAAGTAATGGTGTGGGTACATCTATCAAACACTTTGCCGCCAACAATGCCGAGTTTAACCGCATGAACCTGCAGACCAACATTAGCGAGCGTGCATTGCGTGAAATCTACCTGAAAGGTTTTGAGATTGCTGTTAAAAGGGCGCAACCCTGGACAGTCATGTCATCCTATAACTATATTAACGGCACGTACACTTCACAAAGCCGCGAATTGCTAACCACCATTTTACGAAACGAGTGGGGCTTTAAAGGTTTTGTAATGACAGATTGGTTTGGCGGCCGCGATGCTGTTGCGCAAATGAACGCCGGTAACGACCTGCTGATGCCAGGCACCAGTCCGCAAACTAAAGCTATTATTGATGGTGTAAAATCAGGCAAGATTACAATGACTCAATTGGATGCCAACGTAACCCATATCCTGAATATCGTTTTAAAATCGCCAACATTTAAAGGTTACAAATATTCTGATAAGCCAGATCTGAAGGCTGATGCAATGGTAAGCCGTCAGGCTGCTACAGAAGGTATGGTGCTGTTAAAGAATGACGACCGTACCTTACCAATGGTTTCTGCAAAAAATATAGCCTTGTATGGTATTACCTCTTATGATCTTTTTGCAGGTGGTACAGGTAGCGGCGATGTAAACAAAGCTTACGTGGTATCGCTTGACCAGGGCTTAACCAATGCAGGTTATAAACTTGATCCGGGTATGGTGGCCAACTACAAAAAATATATTGTCGATCAGAAAGCCGTTCGCCCAAAACCTAAGGTAATGTTCTTTGCGCCACCGGCATTACCAGAAATGCCTTTGGATGCCAATACACTTAAAGAGCGTGCCGATGTAGCCGATGCTGCTATTATTACCATTGGCCGTAATGCAGGCGAAGGCATGGACCGCCAGCCGGAAGATTTTAATCTAACTGAAACAGAAAAAATATTGATTTCCCAGGTAGCAGACGCTTACCATGCAAAAGGTAAAAAAGTAGTGGTGGTATTAAACGTAGGCGGTGTAACAGAGGTAGCCAGCTGGCGCGATAAAGTTGATGCTGTATTATTGGCATGGCAGCCCGGCCTGGAAGCAGGCAACGCCATAGCTGATATCATAAGCGGAAAGGTAAATCCCTCAGGAAAATTAGCAGTTACCTTCCCTGTTGCGTACAGCGATGTGCCGTCTGCTAAAACTTTCCCTGGTAAAGAGCTTCCGCAACAAGGCGATCAGCCTTCCAACCCTTTAATGGGTAAACCTGCCGAAGTAACTTATGACGATGGCATATACGTTGGCTACCGCTATTACAATACCTTTAAGGTTAAAGCAGCTTATGACTTCGGCTATGGTTTATCTTATACCGACTTTGATTACAGCAAGTTTAAGTTAAGCAGCAATACTTTTAATGGTAAGATCACAGCATCGGTACTGGTAACTAACAAAGGCAAGCTGGCAGGTAAAGAAGTGGTAGAGCTGTATTTAAGCGCTCCCGCGAAAATGCTCGATAAACCTGAAAGCGAGTTAAAAGCATTTGCTAAAACAAGGCTATTGCAACCTGGCGAGGCACAACTGATCACCTTTACGCTTACCCCTGCTGATCTGGCATCATTCAACACTGCAACCACCACTTGGGTAGCCGAAAAAGGCGACTATAAAGTGAAGATAGGTTCATCGTCAACGGATATTAAAAAAGACGGTAAGTTTTATCTCGCAAAATCACTTGATGTAGAAAAGGTGCATAAAGTACTGGTCCCGAAGGAGCCGATTACCGAACTAAAGAATAAATAA
- a CDS encoding ThuA domain-containing protein, translating to MKKIHIMLLLLCLSSMAKAQPRFKVLAIYENGGHHVAYSKAAKVWLNKLAADSNFTVDYIQNTDKINDDFLKNYQLFIQLDFPPYAWKPQAVAAFEKYIAEGRGGWIGFHHSSLLGEFDGYPMWTWFWDFMGQIRFKNYIATFASAKVNVEDKKHPVMKGVPAGFTIDKEEWYTYDKSPRQNVHVIASVDESTYNPDSDIKMGDHPVIWTNLKYKARNIYIFMGHDPGLFNNTAYTTLFRNAIFWASHR from the coding sequence ATGAAGAAAATACATATCATGCTTTTGTTGCTGTGCCTGTCGAGTATGGCTAAAGCACAACCACGGTTTAAAGTGTTGGCGATATATGAAAATGGCGGCCACCATGTAGCGTATTCAAAGGCAGCTAAAGTATGGCTAAATAAGCTGGCAGCAGACAGCAATTTCACTGTTGATTATATCCAGAACACGGACAAGATCAACGACGATTTCCTGAAAAATTATCAGCTATTTATCCAACTCGATTTTCCTCCGTATGCCTGGAAACCGCAGGCAGTTGCCGCCTTCGAAAAATACATCGCTGAAGGCCGTGGCGGCTGGATTGGGTTTCATCACTCCAGCTTATTAGGTGAATTTGATGGTTACCCCATGTGGACCTGGTTCTGGGACTTTATGGGACAGATCCGCTTTAAAAATTATATAGCCACCTTTGCCAGTGCCAAAGTTAATGTTGAAGATAAAAAGCACCCGGTAATGAAAGGCGTTCCTGCTGGTTTTACAATTGATAAAGAAGAATGGTACACCTACGATAAAAGCCCAAGGCAAAATGTACATGTAATTGCCAGTGTGGACGAATCAACTTATAACCCTGATAGCGATATTAAAATGGGCGACCATCCTGTAATATGGACTAACCTTAAATACAAGGCGCGTAACATTTATATCTTCATGGGGCACGATCCCGGCTTGTTCAATAACACGGCTTACACTACGCTTTTTCGTAATGCTATCTTCTGGGCTTCACATCGGTAA
- a CDS encoding glycoside hydrolase family 9 protein, with the protein MKYYKILFTLIFACLSFISKATTEIFINQVAFDSSLPKIAVVSVDGKLNLKTIFRMIDASGKTVTTGVLSGPYEVPDWQTGKFYYQADFSQVVTTGKYKLQITINNTQTTSDAFIITDNALAKLTVPSIVHYYNKQRATTPAELKSDKAIKLFGSDTRVDMHGGWCDASGDVSKYFSHLAYANFVSPQQIPLVTWSLANAAERLPISITGQRVKDSLRREALFGADYMMRALSKDGYFRMIVFSYFNKDPNARRVVGLLANSVTTADYQCAFREGGGMAIAALARVSRWKQHGEYTSAQYLNAAKLAFDHLSLYNTKYDDDGKENIIDDYCALMAAAELWISTGQQLYQNEARKRAHNLEKRLTPEGYFIADDGNRPFWHAADAGLPVVALCRYLAKETNAPNRKTAINVISKALDYNLRVTNNVSNPFGYARQTFRINVQVKDGFFIPHENETGWWWQGENARLASLATAALEGGKLLYTTDHNTARRDSLKAYASQQLSWILGCNPYAMCFMYGFGRNNVPYMHSNFGHGSERGGISNGITGKDGNPDGSGIDFKKEANGNEWRWTEQWLPHAAWFLNAVTALTAN; encoded by the coding sequence ATGAAATACTACAAAATATTATTTACCCTGATCTTTGCCTGCCTAAGCTTTATCAGCAAAGCAACGACAGAAATTTTCATTAATCAGGTAGCCTTTGACAGCAGCCTGCCTAAAATTGCAGTGGTTAGTGTTGATGGAAAATTGAACCTCAAAACAATTTTTCGCATGATTGACGCGTCGGGCAAAACTGTTACCACCGGTGTATTAAGCGGCCCCTATGAAGTGCCCGACTGGCAAACAGGCAAATTTTACTACCAGGCAGATTTCTCGCAGGTAGTTACTACAGGCAAATACAAATTACAGATCACTATTAATAATACACAAACAACATCTGATGCATTTATAATTACGGACAATGCACTGGCAAAACTCACCGTACCGTCTATTGTTCATTACTACAATAAGCAACGTGCTACTACACCTGCCGAGCTTAAATCAGACAAAGCCATTAAGCTTTTTGGCAGCGATACCCGCGTTGATATGCATGGCGGCTGGTGTGATGCAAGCGGCGATGTAAGTAAATATTTTTCGCACCTGGCCTACGCCAATTTTGTATCACCACAGCAAATACCTTTAGTTACCTGGTCGCTTGCAAATGCTGCCGAGCGCCTACCAATTTCAATAACCGGGCAAAGAGTAAAGGATAGCCTTCGCCGCGAAGCATTATTCGGTGCTGATTATATGATGCGCGCGTTATCAAAAGATGGCTATTTCCGCATGATTGTATTCAGCTATTTTAATAAAGACCCTAATGCACGCCGTGTGGTTGGCCTGCTGGCAAATAGCGTAACGACGGCAGATTATCAATGCGCTTTTCGCGAAGGTGGTGGAATGGCTATTGCAGCATTGGCACGAGTTTCACGCTGGAAACAACATGGCGAATATACTTCGGCACAATATCTTAACGCAGCCAAGCTGGCATTTGACCATTTGTCGCTTTATAATACAAAGTACGATGATGACGGCAAGGAAAATATCATAGACGATTATTGCGCATTAATGGCAGCTGCCGAGCTTTGGATAAGCACAGGCCAGCAACTTTACCAGAACGAAGCACGGAAACGGGCGCATAACTTAGAAAAGCGTCTTACCCCTGAAGGCTACTTTATTGCCGATGATGGCAATCGTCCTTTCTGGCATGCTGCTGATGCAGGCTTGCCTGTTGTTGCTTTATGCCGTTATCTGGCTAAAGAAACAAATGCTCCTAATCGTAAAACAGCTATAAACGTAATTAGCAAGGCACTGGATTATAACCTACGTGTAACCAATAACGTATCCAATCCTTTTGGTTACGCCAGGCAAACGTTTCGGATAAATGTTCAGGTGAAAGATGGATTTTTTATTCCGCATGAAAATGAAACCGGCTGGTGGTGGCAGGGTGAAAATGCACGCTTAGCTTCACTTGCAACTGCCGCGCTTGAGGGTGGTAAGCTATTATACACTACAGATCATAACACTGCCCGCCGGGATTCACTTAAAGCCTATGCTTCGCAACAATTAAGCTGGATATTGGGCTGCAACCCTTACGCCATGTGCTTTATGTATGGATTTGGGCGCAACAATGTGCCCTACATGCACAGCAATTTTGGTCATGGTTCTGAACGGGGTGGTATCTCAAATGGCATAACAGGTAAAGACGGCAACCCCGACGGCAGCGGTATCGACTTTAAAAAAGAAGCCAACGGGAACGAGTGGCGTTGGACAGAGCAGTGGTTGCCGCACGCTGCATGGTTTTTAAATGCGGTCACCGCGCTGACGGCTAACTAA
- a CDS encoding MmcQ/YjbR family DNA-binding protein: MNIEDLRDYCLQKPAVTEGFPFGEETLVFKVADKLFLLIGLDEANRFNVKCDPELAVELRDRHPEVQPGWHMNKKMWNTVYMDGNLTVKQLHEMIDHSYEQVVKGLTKKARLEHGL, encoded by the coding sequence ATGAACATTGAAGATTTGCGCGACTATTGCCTGCAAAAACCTGCGGTAACCGAAGGTTTTCCTTTTGGTGAAGAAACACTGGTGTTTAAAGTTGCTGATAAATTATTTCTATTGATCGGACTTGACGAAGCCAACCGTTTCAACGTGAAATGCGACCCTGAACTGGCCGTTGAGTTACGCGACAGGCACCCGGAAGTACAACCCGGCTGGCACATGAATAAAAAGATGTGGAATACCGTTTACATGGATGGCAACCTTACCGTTAAGCAACTGCACGAAATGATAGACCACTCTTACGAACAGGTGGTAAAAGGCCTTACTAAAAAGGCACGCCTGGAACACGGCTTGTAA